One Diceros bicornis minor isolate mBicDic1 chromosome 26, mDicBic1.mat.cur, whole genome shotgun sequence DNA segment encodes these proteins:
- the LOC131421981 gene encoding thyroid receptor-interacting protein 11-like: MSTLGTAATKTRLPAVCWARGFLRLNRCFPAADGPARRLLHRLPAQAAAAPQSGGPALPRALQRRPPGRRGGSAASADTRTGEAVWGRPPPERLSWRPARGGRRGAGTGDVTGAAGEGARPRGTLGVFGLFASRRRRCPTLGGTGRLGWTLCAERTRSALQPAAMASWFGGLGSGLGHSLGQVGGSVASLTGHISNFTKDVLRKGREKAEESPDSGRTEMEDVQAIVASEERLRTQALRKAEIVQQTVEEKDTRLASMREENSHLIEALERLRGQTGTAPVVDPKTLDRVTRLESEVSQVMVIKGHLEEEVKHHQKMSEKQDQRKTQLLRTLQEQRREMDELKYQREQMHMKHTQLFSAKDEEIKNLQNTIKQLKTHLPEKTQHMQTKHSEICQVAKGQSLSMQNGSEKHDLCKVESERLGKGRKEQEWEMKLRTEKTVPLKEQIDQPYKDEIGQLTRIIQQKELEIQRLHARIASAPYIQAVSDLQQQLQAYALEREPMLAVFNEKVRENSNLKREYHKMMDILVAKEADLVKLQDENTKWSTRFESSGQDMFRETVQNLSHIIRAKDVEIDALSQKCQTLWTILQTSGTGGEVGGVTVNQLEELLQERDTLQQQVSLMEDWTQQVMTAVHNMKRESAQLQKELPQLQARVLMDIDNKSQIRMASTDLIQNCKEDEIQVTHLAKKLAQMQLSLEQLCNAKDVLLGPLDLTAPQPPTTSSLTSESADSLKATRSDAASESSKALPEEIEELRKSMEEKEATIRSLQEENQRLSAAIAATSERERKQCEETDSEIQQLREKQDVLENLLQEKELLVNAKSEELLSLSENYTTEVNENELLRQAVTNLKERILHFEVDLYKVKRENEKILEKSMEKETENRALQETNMRLSMMLREKEFESAAVKKKALALEQLLKEQEQGQAGELNQLLHAVTSMQEKTVLFQQERDEVVLALKQQQMENCALQNEVCHLRENELRLRQELERSRNQALESEDAHLREVLVAEDRAAQLRKRVTTLEEKLLLSSQATQKASHQARVQVESLQEQLNVVRKQKAETALQLSVSQEQEKQYARALANLKMALAEWMEKADDLEGKLMSLQGRLDKANAILDLKEEQVGEFKKQSEVQQEMLDEVQKKWMNLVSSMEGKVDKVLVRKLFLDYFQTPKRERQEVLRLMGSTLGMKREEMEWLIQEEQSGLTRWMTGWLGSRSVPSTPLTPNQQSELNRSFSELFVKFLETESHVAFPPQKLSAQDRKPLDAPRRKKLAKNVPARLNHTLGSTPRKSDVTACSTAVSLIDPPSPGTGGSGHLLLNAITDVVPPCTPLLLSPAKSAAVALKDLSKR, encoded by the exons ATGTCCACACTGGGAACTGCAGCCACAAAG ACTCGCCTGCCCGCGGTCTGCTGGGCCCGCGGCTTCCTGCGGCTGAACCGCTGCTTCCCGGCGGCGGACGGGCCCGCCCGGCGGCTCCTCCACCGCCTCCCGGCCCAGGCGGCGGCGGCTCCCCAGTCCGGCGGCCCcgccctcccgcgtgccctccagcGCCGCCCGCCGGGCCGCCGGGGCGGCAGCGCAGCCAG CGCGGACACGCGCACGGGGGAGGCCGTGTGGGGACGGCCGCCTCCAGAGCGGCTGTCATGGCGGCCGGCGCGAGGTGGCAGGAGGGGCGCTGGCACCGGGGACGTCACTGGGGCAGCGGGAGAAGGGGCCCGACCCCGCG GAACCCTCGGCGTGTTTGGACTCTTCGCCTCGCGCAGGCGCCGGTGCCCCACACTTGGCGGGACTGGCCGACTGGGCTGGACGCTTTGCGCCGAGCGGACCAGGTCAGCCCTGCAACCCGCGGCGATGGCCTCCTGGTTTGGTGGCCTAGGCTCTGGCTTAGGCCATTCCCTGGGGCAAGTGGGCGGCAGCGTGGCTTCCCTCACTGGACACATCTCTAACTTCACCAAAGATGTgctgaggaagggaagggagaaggcGGAAGAGTCACCGGACTCTGGGAGGACGGAGATGGAGGACGTTCAGGCAATTGTAGCGTCAGAGGAGAGACTGAGAACCCAAGCTTTGAGAAAAGCTGAAATTGTGCAGCAGACCGTGGAGGAGAAAGACACAAGGCTTGCCTCCATGAGAGAAGAAAACAGTCATCTGATAGAAGCCCTGGAACGACTGAGAGGACAGACTGGAACTGCACCTGTGGTTGACCCTAAAACCCTGGACAGGGTGACACGACTAGAATCTGAGGTCTCTCAGGTGATGGTGATAAAAGGTCACCTGGAGGAGGAAGTAAAACATCATCAAAAGATGAGTGAAAAACAAGACCAGAGGAAGACACAGCTCCTTCGAACTTTACAAGAGCAGAGACGGGAAATGGATGAACTTAAATACCAGCGTGAGCAAATGCATATGAAACACACTCAGCTCTTTTCAGccaaagatgaggaaattaagaattTGCAAAACACGATAAAACAACTGAAAACCCACTTGCCTGAAAAAACCCAGCACATGCAGACAAAACATTCGGAGATTTGTCAAGTGGCAAAAGGTCAGAGTCTTAGTATGCAAAACGGAAGTGAAAAGCATGATTTATGTAAAGTTGAAAGTGAAAgattaggaaaaggaagaaaagaacaggaaTGGGAGATGAAACTTCGAACTGAAAAGACTGTCCCTTTGAAGGAGCAGATTGATCAGCCATACAAAGATGAGATTGGTCAACTAACTCGGATTATCCAGCAAAAAGAGTTGGAGATACAGCGTCTTCATGCTAGAATAGCTTCAGCTCCCTACATCCAGGCTGTGAGCGACCTTCAGCAGCAATTGCAAGCTTACGCTTTGGAAAGGGAACCAATGTTAGCTGTTTTCAATGAGAAGGTGAGGGAAAACAGCAACCTAAAAAGAGAGTATCACAAAATGATGGACATACTGGTTGCCAAAGAAGCAGACCTCGTGAAACTGCaagatgaaaatacaaaatgGTCCACGAGATTTGAAAGTAGTGGTCAGGATATGTTTAGAGAAACTGTTCAGAACCTCTCACACATCATTCGAGCGAAAGACGTGGAAATCGATGCCTTGAGTCAGAAATGTCAGACTTTATGGACAATCTTGCAGACATCTGGCACTGGCGGTGAGGTTGGAGGTGTTACTGTGAATCAGTTGGAGGAGCTTCTGCAGGAACGTGACACGTTACAGCAACAGGTCTCCCTAATGGAGGACTGGACACAGCAGGTGATGACTGCGGTGCACAACATGAAGCGAGAGTCAGCCCAGCTTCAGAAAGAACTTCCACAGCTTCAGGCTCGGGTCTTGATGGACATTGATAATAAGTCTCAAATACGGATGGCCTCTACTGACCTGATCCAAAATTGTAAAGAGGATGAAATCCAAGTCACACATTTGGCAAAGAAGTTAGCACAAATGCAGCTCAGCCTAGAGCAGCTGTGCAATGCCAAGGATGTTCTTTTAGGTCCACTTGACCTTACTGCACCACAGCCTCCCACCACATCATCACTCACTTCAGAGTCAGCCGACTCGCTGAAGGCAACTAGATCTGATGCAGCGAGTGAGTCTTCTAAAGCGCTCCCAGAAGAGATAGAAGAGTTAAGGAAATCGATGGAGGAAAAAGAGGCTACCATTCGAAGCCTCCAGGAGGAGAATCAGAGACTGTCTGCTGCGATTGCTGCCACCTCCGAACGAGAAAGAAAACAATGCGAAGAAACAGATTCCGAAATCCAGCAGCTCAGGGAGAAACAGGATGTTTTAGAAAACTTACTTCAGGAAAAAGAGCTCTTAGTCAACGCAAAAAGTGAGGAATTACTTTCTTTGAGTGAAAATTACACAACtgaagtgaatgaaaatgaacTTTTGAGGCAGGCGGTAACAAACCTGAAGGAGAGAATATTACATTTTGAAGTGGATTTGTATAAAGTAAAacgagaaaatgaaaaaatactagaaaagtccatggaaaaggaaacagaaaaccgGGCATTACAAGAGACAAATATGCGGCTTTCTATGAtgctgagagagaaagagttcgAATCTGCTGCAGTGAAGAAGAAGGCTCTTGCTTTGGAGCAACTCCTGAAGGAACAAGAgcagggccaggctggggagTTAAACCAGCTTTTACATGCAGTTACGTCCATGCAGGAAAAGACAGTTCTGTTTCAGCAGGAGAGAGATGAAGTCGTGTTGGCACTGAAACAGCAACAAATGGAAAACTGTGCCCTACAGAATGAAGTTTGTCATTTAAGAGAAAACGAATTACGCTTAAGGCAAGAGCTAGAAAGATCTCGTAACCAGGCTTTAGAGTCAGAAGATGCTCATCTCCGTGAAGTGCTGGTTGCAGAAGACAGAGCGGCTCAACTAAGAAAGAGAGTCACAACACTAGAGGAAAAGCTACTTTTATCTTCCCAGGCAACGCAAAAGGCAAGCCATCAAGCCAGGGTACAGGTGGAGTCACTGCAGGAACAACTGAATGTTGTCAGGAAGCAGAAAGCTGAAACCGCATTACAGCTTTCTGTCTCCCAGGAACAAGAAAAGCAGTATGCTCGAGCACTAGCCAACCTGAAGATGGCACTAGCCGAATGGATGGAAAAGGCAGACGATCTAGAAGGAAAACTGATGTCCTTGCAGGGACGACTCGATAAAGCCAATGCCATCTTGGATCTGAAGGAGGAACAAGTTggagaatttaaaaagcaaagtgaGGTCCAACAGGAAATGCTGGATGAGGTGCAAAAGAAATGGATGAACTTAGTAAGCAGCATGGAAGGAAAAGTAGACAAAGTCCTAGTGAGAAAGCTCTTCCTGGACTATTTTCAAACACCCAAACGTGAACGTCAGGAAGTGTTACGATTAATGGGAAGCACTCTGGGaatgaaaagggaagaaatggagTGGCTCATCCAGGAAGAGCAAAGCGGCCTTACCAGGTGGATGACTGGGTGGCTTGGATCAAGAAGTGTCCCCAGCACACCTCTGACACCAAATCAGCAATCTGAGCTCAATCGTTCTTTTTCAGAACTTTTTGTTAAATTTCTAGAAACTGAGTCTCATGTAGCTTTTCCACCACAAAAGCTCTCTGCTCAGGATAGGAAGCCTCTAGATGCACCCAGAAGGAAGAAACTGGCGAAAAATGTACCAGCACGTCTTAACCACACCCTCGGATCCACACCCAGAAAATCAGATGTGACTGCCTGCTCCACAGCTGTGTCTCTTATTGACCCACCCAGCCCTGGGACTGGGGGGTCTGGGCATCTTCTTTTAAACGCCATTACTGATGTTGTGCCCCCATGTACACCTTTGCTCCTGTCACCTGCCAAGAGTGCGGCAGTTGCCCTGAAAGACCTTTCAAAGCGGTAG
- the LOC131422499 gene encoding transport and Golgi organization protein 1 homolog, translating into MRQQVQQAEFTFRHQMAVYEKNAHDNWIKARIWEREIAEQSREAAHLKHRLEIMSKKRLPEGYRLHKPTSGRPGMQNPPQRDPGPVSAAVRSSSSGGKVNVEARGPPPFAAPPCTTNPVGSGPHLSPPSWRPLGPHPLPPRVPLGHSF; encoded by the exons ATGCGGCAACAAGTGCAGCAAGCAGAGTTCACCTTCAGACACCAG ATGGCTGTGTATGAGAAGAATGCTCACGACAATTGG ATCAAGGCTCGGATTTGGGAGAGGGAGAtagcagagcagagcagggaagcCGCCCACTTGAAACACAG ATTGGAGATAATGTCCAAAAAGAGGCTGCCCGAGGGATACAGGCTGCACAAACCAACGTCGGGAAGACCTGGGATGCAGAACCCTCCACAGAGAG ATCCGGGACCTGTTTCTGCGGCTGTGAGGAGCAGCAGCTCCGGGGGCAAG GTCAATGTTGAGGCAAGAGGGCCTCCTCCTTTTGCAGCACCACCCTGCACAACCAACCCTGTAGGCTCTGGGCCACATCTGTCTCCTCCATCCTGGAGGCCTCTAGGCCCTCACCCACTGCCTCCACGTGTCCCACTCG GACACTCATTTTGA